In a single window of the Desulfovibrio mangrovi genome:
- the mreC gene encoding rod shape-determining protein MreC — translation MVLVLCLYLTLFTWNLRTGYVDRLATHTGLEFVGAVLKPGKWIQVQVAEFWEHYIDLVGVRKRNDELEAQLKEVMFDLAEANEDKAEVIRLRSLLSVSAPAGWERIGARVIAHRLGVQAELESILLDKGYLKGAGVRTPVVTHEGVVGRVFRAGPYTSSVLLLTDQNSRIAVVSQENRTPGIIVGQGPRSQLEMRYVALNAPLGVGELLVTSGQAGAFPKGLPVARIVSIEYSDISLFQKVMAEPLANLDNLEEVLLIGNTGEVEAFDQQSLDSRQEDDGEKQ, via the coding sequence ATGGTACTGGTGCTCTGCCTGTACCTCACCTTGTTCACATGGAACCTGCGTACCGGATATGTGGACAGACTCGCCACGCATACCGGGCTGGAGTTTGTCGGCGCGGTACTCAAGCCGGGCAAGTGGATACAGGTGCAGGTGGCGGAGTTCTGGGAGCACTACATAGACCTTGTGGGCGTGCGCAAACGCAACGACGAGCTTGAAGCGCAACTCAAGGAGGTCATGTTTGATCTTGCCGAAGCGAATGAGGACAAGGCTGAGGTCATTCGCCTGCGATCCTTGCTGTCTGTTTCCGCTCCCGCCGGATGGGAGCGGATCGGAGCGCGTGTTATTGCCCACAGGCTGGGTGTTCAGGCCGAGCTTGAGTCAATCCTGCTGGACAAGGGGTATCTCAAAGGTGCCGGTGTCCGTACTCCCGTGGTCACACACGAGGGGGTCGTCGGTCGCGTCTTCCGTGCGGGGCCGTACACCTCTTCCGTCTTGCTGCTCACCGACCAGAACAGCCGTATCGCCGTTGTGAGCCAGGAGAACAGGACTCCCGGAATCATCGTGGGACAGGGCCCGAGAAGTCAGCTCGAAATGCGGTACGTGGCGCTTAACGCCCCTCTGGGGGTCGGCGAATTGCTGGTTACCTCAGGTCAGGCCGGCGCGTTCCCGAAAGGGCTGCCCGTGGCGCGTATTGTCTCCATTGAATACTCCGATATCTCCCTGTTCCAGAAGGTAATGGCAGAACCCCTTGCCAATCTGGATAATCTTGAAGAAGTGCTGCTCATCGGTAACACCGGAGAGGTGGAAGCCTTTGACCAGCAGTCCCTTGATTCAAGGCAGGAAGATGATGGCGAAAAGCAGTAA
- a CDS encoding rod shape-determining protein, translating to MAKILDFFLGMFSNDLAIDLGTANTCVYVKGQGIVLREPSVVAVKKDARGNTVVLAVGHDAKRMLGRTPGNIQAIRPMKDGVIADFEITEAMLRHFIRKVHNNRIVHPRIIICVPTGITQVEKRAVKESAQSAGAREVYLIEEPMAAAIGANLPIQEPTSNMVVDIGGGTTEVAVISLSGVVYSKSVRVGGDKMDEAIMTHVKRKYNMLIGESTAEEIKIKIASAYPMDPEETLEVKGRDLVTGIPQNIIITSEEVRKAISEQVDSIVQAVRIALEQTPPELAADIVDRGIVLTGGGGLLKGLDQLLREETSLPITVVDDPLSTVVIGTGKALDNLDILKEVAVD from the coding sequence ATGGCAAAGATACTGGACTTTTTTCTTGGGATGTTTTCCAACGACCTGGCCATCGACTTGGGAACCGCCAACACCTGCGTTTATGTGAAGGGGCAGGGCATTGTTCTGCGCGAACCTTCCGTGGTGGCGGTGAAGAAGGATGCCCGGGGCAACACCGTTGTCCTTGCTGTCGGGCATGACGCCAAGCGTATGCTCGGCCGTACCCCCGGAAACATTCAGGCCATCCGGCCCATGAAAGATGGGGTTATCGCCGATTTTGAAATAACGGAAGCCATGCTGCGCCATTTCATCCGGAAGGTGCACAACAATCGTATAGTTCACCCGCGTATTATCATCTGCGTGCCCACGGGCATTACGCAGGTGGAAAAGCGTGCGGTGAAGGAATCCGCCCAGAGCGCAGGCGCACGTGAGGTTTACCTCATCGAGGAGCCCATGGCCGCAGCCATCGGCGCCAACCTGCCTATTCAGGAGCCCACCTCCAACATGGTTGTGGACATCGGCGGCGGCACCACCGAAGTGGCGGTCATTTCGCTTTCCGGCGTGGTGTACTCCAAGTCCGTCCGCGTGGGCGGCGACAAGATGGATGAAGCCATCATGACGCATGTGAAGCGCAAGTACAACATGCTCATCGGTGAATCCACCGCAGAAGAAATCAAGATCAAGATCGCATCCGCCTATCCCATGGATCCCGAGGAAACTCTGGAAGTGAAGGGCCGCGACCTTGTAACGGGTATTCCCCAGAACATCATCATTACCTCCGAGGAAGTGCGCAAGGCCATTTCCGAACAGGTGGATTCCATCGTGCAGGCCGTGCGCATCGCGTTGGAACAGACGCCTCCGGAACTTGCGGCGGACATCGTGGACAGGGGTATCGTGCTTACCGGCGGCGGCGGACTCCTGAAGGGATTGGATCAGTTGCTGCGCGAGGAAACCTCGCTGCCCATCACCGTGGTGGATGACCCGCTCTCCACCGTTGTTATCGGTACCGGCAAGGCGCTGGACAATCTGGATATCCTTAAGGAGGTAGCGGTCGATTAA
- a CDS encoding TIGR01212 family radical SAM protein (This family includes YhcC from E. coli K-12, an uncharacterized radical SAM protein.): protein MNRYHQLSVYFRHRFRQRVQKVPLDAGFTCPNRDGSLSTRGCIFCNPRGSGSGMGLKGASLSDQWAFWRERYSRSLGPATFIAYLQSFSNTYGPLEKLEQTLTEIEALPDLAGLSIGTRPDCIDNERLDLIARTAAKPAMREVWLELGLQSALDRTLARINRGHDFASFERAVHLAHKRGLKVCAHVIAGLPGESLDDFLYTIDTVNALPVQGIKFHSLYVAEDTPLAEEWQRGEYTPLNEAIYIDTVAEAIPRLRPEIVIQRLTGDPAEGELLAPVWPSTKTVIISAIAAELQKRDTWQGKALKDSGKGRPPLWFSLRRNLPAALHAEWEQEFRAIAPQLHFDLTEPLP, encoded by the coding sequence ATGAACAGATACCATCAATTATCCGTCTACTTCCGACACCGTTTTCGTCAGCGAGTCCAGAAGGTCCCGCTTGATGCCGGATTCACGTGCCCCAATCGGGACGGCTCTCTGTCCACCCGTGGGTGCATCTTCTGCAACCCCCGCGGGTCCGGTTCCGGAATGGGCCTGAAAGGCGCAAGCCTCTCGGACCAATGGGCTTTTTGGCGCGAACGGTATAGCCGCTCGCTAGGCCCCGCGACCTTCATAGCCTATTTGCAATCATTTTCCAACACATATGGGCCCCTCGAAAAACTCGAACAAACCCTCACGGAAATCGAAGCCTTACCTGATTTGGCAGGTTTGTCCATAGGAACAAGACCGGACTGCATCGACAACGAACGGCTGGACCTCATCGCCCGAACGGCCGCCAAGCCCGCCATGCGCGAAGTATGGCTTGAGCTGGGCCTGCAATCGGCACTGGACAGAACCCTTGCCCGCATCAACAGAGGCCACGATTTTGCCTCGTTTGAACGCGCCGTCCATCTCGCCCATAAACGCGGCCTCAAGGTTTGCGCCCACGTCATCGCAGGGCTGCCCGGAGAATCGCTGGACGATTTTCTCTATACCATCGACACAGTAAACGCACTGCCCGTGCAGGGGATCAAATTCCACAGCCTCTATGTGGCCGAGGACACCCCTCTTGCCGAGGAGTGGCAACGCGGAGAATACACCCCGCTGAACGAGGCTATATATATTGATACAGTGGCCGAAGCCATTCCCCGCCTGCGTCCGGAAATCGTCATACAGCGTCTGACCGGAGACCCCGCCGAAGGCGAACTGCTCGCGCCGGTATGGCCTTCGACCAAGACAGTCATTATTTCCGCCATTGCCGCCGAGCTGCAAAAACGCGATACATGGCAGGGCAAGGCGCTGAAAGACTCCGGCAAGGGACGACCGCCCCTGTGGTTCTCTCTGCGCCGCAACTTGCCCGCAGCACTGCATGCGGAATGGGAACAGGAATTTCGGGCAATTGCCCCGCAACTTCATTTCGACCTTACGGAGCCGCTGCCATGA
- a CDS encoding methylated-DNA--[protein]-cysteine S-methyltransferase → MSPQKTSTDELLVESISAGRLRLTLNWVGQQLEETAISWKDEKGQDTPIAELSPAALKLRDALERYVAGQRVTWPELPLAMKRCTPFTQEVLSILRTVPQGKTVTYGELAAMAGRPNAARGVGQIMHHNRWPLIVPCHRVIGSGGSMTGFSGSAGIPLKEYLLQLERNAR, encoded by the coding sequence ATGAGCCCCCAAAAAACGAGCACAGACGAGCTTCTCGTCGAGTCCATTTCTGCCGGGCGGCTACGCCTTACGCTGAATTGGGTCGGACAGCAACTGGAAGAGACGGCTATTTCCTGGAAAGATGAAAAAGGGCAGGACACGCCCATTGCAGAACTCTCCCCCGCCGCCCTGAAGCTGCGGGATGCCCTGGAACGTTACGTTGCGGGCCAGCGCGTAACCTGGCCGGAACTGCCGCTTGCCATGAAACGCTGCACTCCGTTCACGCAGGAAGTGCTTTCCATACTGCGCACTGTGCCTCAAGGCAAAACCGTCACTTACGGAGAACTTGCCGCCATGGCAGGCCGCCCCAACGCCGCCCGCGGCGTGGGCCAGATCATGCACCACAACCGTTGGCCGCTCATAGTGCCCTGCCATCGGGTCATCGGATCCGGCGGCTCCATGACCGGGTTTTCGGGCTCCGCCGGCATACCTCTCAAGGAATACCTGTTGCAGCTTGAACGCAACGCACGATAA
- the folE2 gene encoding GTP cyclohydrolase FolE2 has protein sequence MEDVQMSPAQVAMAIDRVGVRDLRLPIVIRDRAKGAQHTVARVDIGVDLPAEFKGTHMSRFVEALEGWSEELDYDSMRNLLLDIKERLHAHKAYALFRFPYFLNKKAPASGRGGLMNYKCQLTGELKGDKPSFLLEVDVPVMTVCPCSKAISDEGAHSQRALVRMKVRMRGFAWIEEFIEIAEASASSPVYSLLKREDEKYVTEAAFATPTFVEDVVRSAAQKLEAHPQVSWFRVEVESYESIHNHSAFATIEKHT, from the coding sequence ATGGAAGACGTACAGATGAGCCCCGCTCAGGTGGCTATGGCTATTGACCGCGTTGGTGTCCGCGATCTGCGGTTGCCCATCGTTATCCGCGACAGAGCCAAAGGGGCGCAGCACACCGTAGCCCGTGTGGACATTGGCGTGGACCTTCCCGCTGAATTCAAGGGCACGCACATGAGTCGCTTTGTGGAAGCGCTGGAAGGCTGGAGCGAGGAGCTTGATTACGACAGCATGCGTAACCTGCTGCTGGACATAAAGGAACGCCTGCATGCCCATAAGGCGTATGCCTTGTTCCGTTTTCCGTACTTCCTGAACAAGAAGGCTCCGGCCAGCGGCCGCGGCGGGCTGATGAATTACAAATGTCAGCTTACCGGCGAACTGAAGGGTGACAAGCCCTCTTTTCTGCTGGAGGTTGATGTGCCGGTGATGACCGTGTGCCCTTGCTCCAAGGCCATCTCCGACGAAGGCGCCCACAGCCAGCGCGCTCTTGTGCGCATGAAGGTGCGTATGCGCGGTTTCGCATGGATCGAAGAGTTCATCGAGATTGCCGAGGCATCCGCTTCGTCCCCTGTCTACTCGCTGCTCAAGCGCGAGGATGAGAAATACGTGACAGAGGCTGCCTTTGCGACCCCCACCTTTGTGGAAGACGTGGTGCGCAGTGCGGCGCAGAAGCTGGAAGCGCATCCGCAGGTGAGCTGGTTCCGCGTGGAGGTGGAGAGCTACGAATCCATCCATAACCACAGCGCCTTTGCCACCATCGAGAAGCATACCTAG
- the nikR gene encoding nickel-responsive transcriptional regulator NikR: MGQTIRFGVSLDSDLLEKFDHLCEERCYQTRSEAIRDLIRNTLVEEEWKDDSREIAGTLTLVYDHHKSDLSQKLVEIQHDHHDVIITSMHVHLDHHNCLEVLVLKGDGNEVRTLAQKLTSTKGVKHGKLSLATTGQDLV, from the coding sequence ATGGGCCAGACTATCCGTTTCGGCGTGTCCCTCGACTCCGACCTGCTGGAGAAGTTCGACCACCTGTGCGAAGAGCGGTGCTATCAGACCCGTTCGGAAGCCATCCGCGATCTTATCCGCAATACGCTGGTGGAAGAGGAGTGGAAGGATGATTCCCGCGAAATAGCAGGGACGCTTACTCTGGTGTACGATCACCACAAGAGCGATCTGTCCCAGAAACTCGTGGAAATACAGCATGATCATCATGATGTGATCATTACATCGATGCACGTGCATCTGGACCACCATAATTGCCTCGAAGTGCTGGTGCTCAAGGGAGACGGCAACGAGGTGCGCACCCTCGCGCAGAAGCTTACCTCCACCAAGGGGGTCAAGCACGGTAAACTCAGCTTGGCGACAACAGGACAGGACCTTGTCTAA
- a CDS encoding class I SAM-dependent methyltransferase, which yields MTGLKEYTPVIDVNLCGRHWRLERAADLESLWEAMGDEDFGDDERLPYWTELWPASLVLGQWLYAKQKDIAGKYCLDMGCGLGLTALVGSWLGAKVVAMDYEPQALRYAARNARINNVASPLWTVMDWRHPAVAPHAFDCVWGGDIMYERRFVEPVLAFLEHSLAPGGVAWVAEPNRNVYTYFLTLLERHGWKAHRLAMEKTSALYEQPAAVTVSLWELRR from the coding sequence ATGACCGGACTCAAGGAATATACCCCAGTAATTGATGTGAATCTGTGCGGCAGGCATTGGCGTCTTGAACGCGCTGCCGATCTTGAATCCCTGTGGGAAGCCATGGGCGATGAAGATTTCGGCGATGACGAGCGCCTGCCGTATTGGACTGAGCTCTGGCCGGCCAGTCTGGTCCTTGGCCAGTGGTTGTATGCGAAGCAGAAGGATATCGCGGGGAAATACTGTCTCGATATGGGCTGCGGGCTTGGTCTTACCGCCCTTGTGGGCTCCTGGCTCGGCGCCAAGGTCGTTGCCATGGACTATGAACCGCAGGCTCTCCGGTATGCTGCGCGTAATGCCCGCATCAACAATGTCGCCTCCCCCTTGTGGACGGTCATGGACTGGCGGCATCCTGCCGTAGCCCCCCATGCATTTGATTGCGTATGGGGCGGCGATATCATGTACGAACGGCGCTTTGTTGAGCCTGTACTGGCCTTTCTGGAGCACTCGCTTGCTCCGGGTGGGGTGGCGTGGGTGGCGGAACCCAACAGAAATGTGTACACATATTTCCTGACCCTGCTGGAGAGGCATGGCTGGAAGGCGCACCGCCTTGCCATGGAGAAGACCTCGGCCTTGTATGAGCAGCCTGCCGCAGTGACGGTCAGTCTTTGGGAACTGCGCCGGTGA
- a CDS encoding biotin transporter BioY, which produces MTTPLSGLHKQVWTAMLAALITVGAMVQLPIGPVPVTLQTLFIILAGLILGPVRGAGAVALYLLAGIIGLPVFAGGKAGFAHLLGPTGGYLVGYLGTAILAGFGSAKEGETPSFIKPLLWSLAGLASVFGMGLVRLMLVLDIPFQKALAIGFVPFIVGDLIKVVAAVFAYRYLKSRRLLPS; this is translated from the coding sequence ATGACCACACCACTTTCGGGATTGCATAAACAGGTCTGGACCGCCATGCTGGCGGCACTGATTACCGTGGGAGCCATGGTACAACTTCCCATCGGCCCCGTACCTGTAACCCTGCAGACCCTGTTCATTATTCTGGCAGGCCTGATACTCGGCCCTGTCCGCGGCGCAGGTGCCGTGGCGCTCTATCTTCTTGCAGGCATCATCGGCCTGCCCGTATTCGCAGGCGGCAAGGCCGGGTTCGCCCACCTTCTCGGTCCCACGGGGGGCTACCTTGTCGGATACTTGGGCACAGCTATTCTGGCCGGTTTCGGATCAGCCAAAGAGGGAGAAACGCCCTCTTTCATCAAACCGCTGCTCTGGTCCTTGGCCGGACTGGCTTCCGTCTTCGGCATGGGTCTCGTCCGTCTCATGCTCGTTCTGGATATTCCGTTCCAGAAGGCGTTGGCCATCGGTTTTGTCCCCTTCATCGTCGGGGACCTGATCAAGGTTGTCGCCGCCGTTTTCGCATACCGCTACCTCAAAAGCCGGAGACTCCTGCCGTCGTGA
- a CDS encoding energy-coupling factor ABC transporter ATP-binding protein, with translation MIELNSLTFTYPGTSSPALRNISFSIEEGTLLCLCGVNGSGKSTLFSLLAGLHAPSSGTLTVAGISSPGKEEKLRGLSALVLQDADLQIIGSTVAEDMLLAFPHGLAGAEETAKDMAARFGLAAHWNSPVHTLSYGQKRKLCLAVALLSSPALLLLDEPFSGLDYPAIREMRSILMRNKEQKLTQIISVHDLEPVIDLADSMVVLHMGEQVLSGPPETVLANISEYGVRPPCSWQRSKGITAWE, from the coding sequence GTGATCGAACTGAATTCGCTGACCTTTACGTATCCGGGCACATCTTCCCCCGCCTTGCGGAACATTTCCTTCAGCATAGAGGAAGGCACCCTTCTCTGCCTCTGCGGCGTGAACGGCAGCGGCAAATCAACCCTGTTCTCGTTGCTGGCAGGCCTTCATGCGCCAAGCTCAGGCACACTGACGGTGGCCGGAATCAGCTCTCCGGGCAAGGAAGAGAAACTGCGCGGCCTTTCCGCCCTTGTGCTGCAGGATGCAGATCTGCAGATCATCGGCTCAACCGTTGCAGAAGACATGCTGCTCGCCTTTCCGCACGGCCTTGCCGGCGCAGAGGAAACGGCAAAGGACATGGCAGCACGGTTCGGGCTCGCCGCACACTGGAATTCTCCCGTGCACACCCTGTCTTACGGACAGAAGCGCAAGCTCTGTCTGGCCGTGGCCCTGCTGAGCTCCCCGGCCCTGCTGTTGCTTGACGAGCCCTTCTCCGGACTGGACTATCCCGCCATACGCGAGATGCGCAGCATTCTCATGCGCAACAAGGAACAGAAGCTCACGCAGATCATTTCCGTTCACGACCTTGAACCCGTCATCGATCTTGCCGACAGCATGGTAGTGCTGCACATGGGAGAACAGGTTCTTTCCGGCCCCCCTGAGACAGTGCTTGCCAACATTTCGGAATACGGCGTACGCCCGCCCTGTTCATGGCAACGCAGCAAAGGCATTACCGCCTGGGAATAG
- a CDS encoding iron-containing alcohol dehydrogenase — translation MINFLFHMPTRIIFGPGKLKELGTTPYLPGKKALLVISAGGSMVAHGYMQLVQTLLAQNGAESVVFDRIQANPVLEHVAEGAALARTEGCDFVIGLGGGSSIDAAKAIALMVTNSGSYWDYMPSGTGGRQVPAKPALPIVAIPTTAGTGTEADPWIVITREQTNEKIGWGNDSTYPVLSIVDPKLTLSVPPRVTAMTGMDAFFHAVEAYLSHARQPTSDLLAQQAVSLISSFLPQVVQNGDSIEARTMLSWASTAAGVCESLSSCISHHSMEHALSAYYPEIPHGAGLVMLSVPYFRYLTRYVPDRMIDLAYFMGVDVDSLPANEQPFAFVGALEKLIKDIGLDDLKFSDYGVHRDEMPTLAANAQETMGGLFNLTPTQMNLRVVTEIFEAAYR, via the coding sequence ATGATTAATTTTCTGTTTCATATGCCTACGCGCATCATCTTCGGCCCCGGCAAGCTCAAGGAGCTTGGCACGACGCCTTATCTGCCGGGCAAGAAGGCTTTGCTCGTCATAAGTGCTGGCGGCTCCATGGTGGCGCACGGCTACATGCAACTGGTGCAGACCCTGCTGGCGCAGAACGGTGCGGAATCCGTGGTGTTCGACAGGATTCAGGCCAACCCCGTGCTTGAGCATGTGGCCGAAGGCGCTGCCCTTGCCCGTACCGAAGGCTGTGATTTCGTGATCGGGCTTGGCGGCGGCAGTTCCATAGATGCCGCAAAGGCCATCGCCCTTATGGTAACCAATAGCGGCAGCTACTGGGACTACATGCCCAGCGGAACCGGAGGGCGACAGGTGCCCGCCAAGCCTGCCCTGCCCATCGTGGCCATTCCCACTACTGCGGGCACAGGTACCGAGGCGGATCCCTGGATCGTTATTACCCGCGAACAGACCAACGAGAAAATCGGTTGGGGGAACGACTCCACGTATCCGGTGCTTTCCATCGTCGACCCCAAGCTGACCCTGAGCGTTCCGCCCCGCGTTACGGCAATGACCGGGATGGACGCCTTCTTCCACGCGGTTGAAGCCTATCTTTCCCACGCCCGCCAGCCTACCAGCGACCTGCTGGCGCAGCAGGCGGTGAGCCTGATTTCCTCGTTCCTGCCGCAGGTGGTGCAGAACGGAGACAGCATTGAAGCGCGCACCATGCTGTCGTGGGCTTCCACGGCCGCCGGGGTCTGTGAATCGCTTTCCTCCTGCATTTCGCATCACTCCATGGAACACGCCCTGTCTGCCTATTATCCCGAAATTCCGCACGGGGCAGGGCTGGTGATGCTCTCGGTGCCGTATTTCAGGTACCTTACCCGCTATGTACCTGACCGTATGATTGACCTTGCCTACTTCATGGGCGTGGATGTGGATTCACTTCCGGCCAATGAACAGCCCTTTGCCTTTGTGGGGGCGCTGGAAAAACTGATCAAGGATATCGGGTTGGACGATCTTAAATTTTCCGACTACGGCGTGCACAGGGACGAGATGCCCACGTTGGCCGCCAACGCCCAGGAAACCATGGGTGGGCTCTTTAATCTCACTCCCACCCAGATGAATCTGCGCGTGGTGACGGAAATCTTCGAAGCGGCATACCGCTAG